The DNA region CGACCGGCTACGTGCGCCAGGGACTCCTCGCGATTCCGTCGACGGGGAGCGGCGTCACGCCCTCTCTCTTCGGCGAGCCGACGACCTTCGACGACGGGGTCTTTCTGGCTCGGATCGAGCGCGATGGCGGCCGCTATCGGCTAACCCACGGGCGCATGGGCATGCGGCTGCCGAGTCGAGTGTTCTTGAACAGCATCGGCCGCTTCGTCTCCGGCGCCGCGCAGCTCTGCGACAAGCCGAACGCAGGTCCCTACGCGATCCTCCGCGACGTCGTCTGCGGCTACCTCGACCTCCCAACAGGGCCCGTCAACCCGAACGTCGATTGCGACACGTTGTCCTTTTCGCTGGCCTTCCTCGCCACCGAGGCGCGGCTGGCCTTGACGGAGAGCTCGGAGCTCAAGCTTGGCCAGACGTTTGTCGGTGCGAAACCGGCGTGCCCCGACGACGCGGGAACCGAGTGGTGCGACGACTGCGCGTGGCCCGAGACGCGGCGCTGCGCCGCGACCGACGGCGGCATTCGGTGAGCGCGCGCGCCCCCCGGACGCCGCGGTTGGTAGGTTGGTAGGCCAAGCCTAAGGCGAAGAGCCTGGTGCGGACACCGGCGGATCACGGTGTTCGGTGCGAATGCGGGTCATGTGGGGCAGGACTGACAGGAAGGCCTCGACGAGTGACGGCTCGAAGGCGCGACCGCGCTCGTCTGCGAGATAGGCAACGATGCGCGCCTCGTCCCAGGCTTCCTTGTAGACGCGCGCGTGGCTGAGCGCATCGTAGACGTCGACGATGGCGACGATGCGCGCCTCGAGGGCGCACTCCTGGCCGAGCAGCCGGTCCGGGTACCCCCGACCATCCCAACGCTCGTGGTGGGACCGCGCGATGACGTGCGCCAGGTGCACCTCGGGGACCGGTGAATCGCCCAAAATTGTGGCGCCGATGATGGAGTGCCTTTGGATGATGAGGCGCTCTTCATCGGTCAAGGGCCCCGCCTTGCGTAGGATTTGGTCGGGCACGCCGATCTTTCCCAGATCGTGGAGCCGCGCCGCCTCGCCGATCTGCGCGGCGCGCGCCGCTCCGAGGTCGAGCGTCTCGGCGAGCAAGCGCGAGTAGTCGCCGATGCGATCGACGTGGGCCCCGGTCTCGCCGTCTCGCATCCAGGTGGCCGTGACGAGTCGCTCGCACATCGCGCTCGTCATGGCCGTGAGGTGGTCCTGCGCCAGCGTGAGGGCGCGCTTGGATTCGACCTTGCGATCATGCGACGCGAGGGCGGCGCGAATCTGGGAGCGTAGATCCGCCGGGCGGCACGGCTTGGTGAGCTGACTGAACGCACCATACGCAAGCGCCAACTCGACGAGGTGTGACGAATCGTCTCCTGATACGACGACGACCTCCTCGGACGCGCCTGAGCGGCTGGCGAGCCAATCGATGCCGCTGCCGTCGGGCAGGTTTACGTCCAGGACGATGACAGCGACGCTCTCGCGTGCGACTGCCACCGTCGCCTCAGCGACAGAGCCCGCCTCGACGCAGCGGTAGCCGGGCTCCAGCGTCTTGCGCAAGGCACGGCGGAGCGTCGGTTCGTCTTCAACGAGCAGCACGACGGGGCGAAGCGCATCGTTCGTGAAGCCCGCTGCCTCGGCGCCCTGCGACATGGGGCCGGCGGCTGCAAGAACCCCGCCACCGCCATGCAGGGGCAAATGCCGTTGAGGCTCCAAACCAGCGGCCGCAAACGCTGCGCGTCATGGAAGCGCTTGCGTGCTTCCACACTCGCCACCGGCACGGGAGCGCAGGTCACTTGACCGGCGTGTCGCAGAACCCCGCGAGACACAGCGA from Myxococcales bacterium includes:
- a CDS encoding response regulator, with the protein product MSQGAEAAGFTNDALRPVVLLVEDEPTLRRALRKTLEPGYRCVEAGSVAEATVAVARESVAVIVLDVNLPDGSGIDWLASRSGASEEVVVVSGDDSSHLVELALAYGAFSQLTKPCRPADLRSQIRAALASHDRKVESKRALTLAQDHLTAMTSAMCERLVTATWMRDGETGAHVDRIGDYSRLLAETLDLGAARAAQIGEAARLHDLGKIGVPDQILRKAGPLTDEERLIIQRHSIIGATILGDSPVPEVHLAHVIARSHHERWDGRGYPDRLLGQECALEARIVAIVDVYDALSHARVYKEAWDEARIVAYLADERGRAFEPSLVEAFLSVLPHMTRIRTEHRDPPVSAPGSSP